In one Candidatus Nomurabacteria bacterium genomic region, the following are encoded:
- a CDS encoding F0F1 ATP synthase subunit alpha, which translates to MNPSVGRVESVRSETCVVSGLNGVGLSNVVTFSSGATGIVLGFEHQTAQVVMLEAYEKVKKGDLVRIISQYPVITVGQKLLGRVIDPLGRPLDGHGDIDTLGAVVLPVEIPARPIFQRAIVDKPLQTGYTLVDSQIPIGLGQRELLVGESKSGQVDVAIDIICNQARLKTDLICVYVAIDAEVAVTKRNVERLEQTGALKQTVVLFGRTASAASLNYITPMVGMSIAEWFMTQGKNVLIVFDDMSRHAKVYRQLSLLLNRPASREAYPGDIFYLHSRLLERCGAFNEHAGGGTITALPIVETSTEEVTDYITTNLMSITDGHVLFRRALANKGLRPPIDSGFSVSRIGGRVQSKLIRELSDQLKDILVRFGEIERFIAFGTDLNSDSLELYNLGLRARALFDQTSDDYFTPLQQALLLYFVTSKKVLEWDHHQMRPLRTQLLKFMVMPPYDRMLTPNMLQTFDKSVTDTFDECFKDFMKNPATPKPAEKAQRLVAETETISGILRENEDMFHDKN; encoded by the coding sequence ATGAATCCTAGTGTTGGTCGCGTTGAGTCTGTGCGCAGTGAGACGTGTGTCGTCAGTGGGCTAAATGGCGTAGGGCTGAGCAATGTCGTGACGTTTTCATCGGGGGCCACGGGTATTGTATTGGGGTTTGAGCACCAAACAGCACAAGTAGTAATGCTTGAAGCTTATGAGAAGGTCAAAAAGGGTGATTTGGTACGTATAATTTCTCAGTACCCCGTGATTACCGTAGGCCAAAAATTACTCGGGCGGGTAATTGACCCTCTAGGACGACCTCTTGATGGACATGGTGACATCGATACACTGGGTGCTGTGGTGCTACCGGTTGAAATTCCTGCGCGCCCCATCTTCCAGCGCGCAATCGTCGACAAACCCCTTCAGACTGGGTATACGCTCGTTGACTCGCAAATACCGATTGGTCTTGGTCAGCGTGAGCTTTTGGTAGGTGAAAGCAAATCCGGGCAAGTCGATGTGGCAATAGACATCATATGTAATCAGGCTCGCCTTAAAACAGATCTTATCTGCGTATATGTTGCGATAGATGCGGAAGTGGCAGTAACGAAGCGTAACGTAGAACGACTTGAACAGACTGGGGCGTTAAAACAGACGGTGGTGTTGTTTGGTCGTACTGCATCTGCGGCATCACTTAACTACATCACCCCCATGGTAGGCATGTCGATTGCTGAATGGTTCATGACGCAAGGAAAAAACGTTCTGATTGTGTTTGACGACATGTCTCGACACGCAAAGGTATATCGACAGCTCTCTTTACTGTTGAACAGGCCTGCAAGCCGCGAGGCGTATCCAGGAGACATCTTTTATCTGCACTCTCGTTTGCTTGAACGATGCGGAGCGTTTAATGAGCATGCAGGCGGAGGGACGATTACCGCGTTACCTATCGTTGAAACATCAACAGAAGAAGTAACCGACTATATCACCACTAACCTTATGTCGATAACCGACGGTCACGTGCTGTTCCGACGAGCACTGGCAAACAAGGGCTTGCGCCCACCAATAGACAGTGGATTCTCTGTTTCGCGTATTGGTGGTCGTGTCCAATCGAAACTTATTCGGGAATTGTCCGATCAGCTAAAGGACATACTAGTACGATTTGGCGAGATTGAAAGATTCATTGCCTTTGGTACTGACCTCAATAGTGATTCGCTTGAGTTGTACAATTTGGGGTTACGCGCCAGGGCATTATTTGATCAGACTTCGGATGATTACTTTACGCCTCTACAGCAGGCACTACTGCTTTACTTTGTAACAAGCAAAAAGGTTTTGGAGTGGGACCATCATCAGATGAGGCCGCTACGTACTCAGTTGCTAAAGTTTATGGTAATGCCACCATATGACAGGATGCTGACACCAAATATGCTACAGACATTTGACAAGAGCGTGACCGATACTTTTGATGAATGTTTTAAAGATTTCATGAAGAACCCCGCAACACCTAAGCCTGCCGAAAAAGCACAGCGCCTTGTGGCTGAGACCGAAACAATCAGTGGTATATTGCGTGAAAACGAGGATATGTTCCATGACAAAAATTGA
- a CDS encoding F0F1 ATP synthase subunit gamma, which produces MTKIDGLQQEIRTMKELEDLTNMLEQTAARNIAVMRTEILESRPFFQEFWRIYAVMKQLTPPPPEVIHRQLVVAIGIDWGMPGNLLHRVLDVAEQTFEEHGADLMLIGKMTHARFRTNTDRTVHTFSAPKKSSLRDIEPIYALISKYAHTTFVYPRFESLSKQVVETNFITIGETAEEHKANAQNRAKDEVAAKRFIIEPNPQEIANYMNQTVVGLSLYHYIAESMLAYSAAQMVAMRDSYDNAKNESKALRLKYHKARRAMIDSKLRELYGSRMSGDFQLDKDGVHKR; this is translated from the coding sequence ATGACAAAAATTGATGGTCTACAACAAGAAATTCGTACGATGAAAGAGCTTGAGGACCTTACAAATATGCTTGAGCAAACTGCAGCCCGTAACATTGCCGTAATGCGCACGGAAATTCTAGAAAGCCGACCGTTTTTTCAAGAATTTTGGCGCATTTATGCAGTAATGAAACAGTTGACGCCGCCACCGCCTGAGGTAATTCATAGACAACTAGTGGTCGCCATCGGTATAGATTGGGGGATGCCAGGTAATTTGCTCCATCGAGTACTGGATGTTGCCGAGCAAACGTTTGAAGAGCACGGTGCGGATCTGATGTTGATTGGTAAAATGACCCATGCGCGGTTCAGGACTAATACCGATCGTACGGTTCATACATTTTCGGCTCCTAAAAAATCATCACTTCGCGATATTGAACCTATCTATGCTCTTATTTCAAAATATGCACACACAACTTTCGTTTATCCACGTTTTGAAAGCCTCTCCAAACAAGTCGTCGAAACTAACTTCATAACAATAGGCGAAACCGCTGAGGAGCATAAAGCGAATGCGCAAAATCGAGCAAAGGACGAAGTGGCGGCGAAGCGTTTTATCATTGAACCGAACCCTCAGGAAATTGCCAATTATATGAACCAGACTGTCGTTGGATTGTCGCTATACCACTATATTGCAGAGTCTATGCTTGCATACAGCGCCGCTCAAATGGTGGCAATGCGAGACTCGTACGATAACGCAAAAAACGAGTCAAAGGCATTGAGGTTAAAGTACCACAAGGCTCGTCGTGCGATGATTGACTCGAAACTGCGTGAATTGTACGGATCTCGTATGTCGGGAGATTTTCAGCTAGACAAGGACGGAGTACATAAGCGATGA
- a CDS encoding F0F1 ATP synthase subunit delta: protein MSTDNKHTHVSPEVRGSIGREIMSVLNACTINMSSEQTLRELQLTVERLTFASENIGEDMSMTDVDTILGGDVSPGTMSFIAWLHKRNAIRLLFGENGRMLLSFCVRYYRNVQQVRCSTPIPLRESFRIKLLTQLRILYPEPINIIFETVPSLVAGCIIDDGHKRVDMSLQSKIPKLVSQYVDATRPVRTAPHES, encoded by the coding sequence TATCGCCAGAAGTACGGGGTTCAATCGGCCGCGAGATTATGAGCGTGCTTAATGCCTGCACAATTAACATGTCTTCGGAGCAGACCCTCCGAGAATTACAGCTTACTGTTGAACGACTGACGTTTGCTAGTGAGAATATAGGCGAGGACATGTCAATGACTGACGTGGATACTATCTTAGGGGGCGACGTATCTCCTGGCACTATGTCGTTTATTGCCTGGCTACATAAGCGAAACGCCATTCGCTTGTTGTTCGGAGAGAACGGGCGGATGCTGCTTTCGTTTTGCGTCAGGTACTATCGAAATGTGCAGCAGGTACGATGCAGTACGCCAATTCCTTTGCGAGAGTCGTTTCGTATAAAGCTACTAACACAATTACGTATATTGTATCCGGAACCGATAAACATCATATTTGAGACCGTACCCTCGCTTGTGGCGGGCTGTATCATCGATGATGGTCATAAGCGAGTTGACATGAGTTTACAGAGCAAGATACCAAAATTGGTTAGTCAGTACGTTGACGCCACTCGACCAGTTAGGACTGCGCCTCATGAATCCTAG